ACAACTTCTTTCACATTACCTTCGTCTATTGCTGTTAAAAATGTATTATATGTCATTGTATCTATAGAATTGTCTAAAAAATAATTCCCTATTAATCCAATACCAGCAATAATTATAATTGCTACGATTGCTATATATTCTTTCTTCACACGTACACCTCCAAGGCTCATTCTGGTTAACATAACTCATCTATTTCATTGTAACGTCTATTTGAAGGTATATCTAGTAAAAAAATATGGAATTATTTATATTCCTACAATAAAATGGATTTAAGCTAACATAGCAACTCAAACCCATTTTTCCAACTGCTTCTAATGTATCTTTTTCTTTTATTAATATGAAAGTGTCATCAGCAAACTTGCTCCCAAGGATTTGGAGATGACACTTTCATTGAAACCTTGTGCCTGTAGCGCAGCGGAAGACATGTTTCAAGGTTAATATGCCTATGAATGAGTACTACCGCTAATAAAATGGTATATAACGTCTTTTCATTTTTAAGTCAATTTTTTCTACTTTTACACTTTCATCCTCTATCCAAGTTAAATTGACTGTTAGTTTATCCGTTGAATTAATCTGTCTACCAAAGCAATAATCCACAAGGGATAGATTACTTGAATCTTCTAATTGAGGTATATCCTGAGAAGTTATTGTTTCTATAAATTTATTATTGATATACAAACCATAATTCTCTACAAAAACCTCTTCATCACCTTGCCAATAAAGGCTACCTTCCCATTCTGCAGGTGCAATAACAGATATTTTTTCATATACTATCTTCCATTCCCCATCTTCTGTCGTACCTACCCATATTGGTGCTCTCATTAATCCATGTAGTAAACTTACCAATCCTAGAAATATAATAATTCCTATAATCACTTTAATTTTATTAGACATCCAAACACTTCCCCCTATATAAGCTTATATATACACCTATGCTTCGTATGAATCTTACCTGAAAGCAAATTAATTATTTTGCCAAATATTATAATTTTATTATATATTAGTATATTTTTTTGTCAATAACAAGACTATCTATATATTATCAACATTGTTTTACTAATAATTTCATTGCTATCATTAGCGAAACAATCTATAATATAGCTTAATAAACTGATGATTCTTTTATACTATTGATTATAAGGGGGATATAATATGTGTCATTTTATAATTGGGATTTCTGAGATACCAATCTTAGAAAAGGACATTCAATATATGCAAACTCATGAACAGATTAGTATTATTGATGTCTCTACTATTATCAATAAAAATGATGAATTTTTTTATTACGAAATTCTACATGGTGGATGTTCATGCGCTATTCTAAACGGAGAAGATAGATTAAAAAATGCAGTATGTGATTTAATATCCAAATATCTTAAGCAAAGTAATTTTAATCTATTCATTTATGAAGATACTGGAGGGTATTTTAATATAGAAGATCTATATACTTATATTATAAGCACCCCTAAATGTATAACCCATTTAGAGGATTTCATATTTAGCTTTTATTCCTTAACACTATGCACAGAGAAGCAATATCTATTAAAAATTAATTCAAGTGACCAATGACCTGAATAGGCAATTTATTATTCTCCAACACAATTTCATTAACTTTTTCTATATGAACCGTCACAAGCACGCAAGTTGCTGGTCCTGCTGACGCTTTTAAATCCAATGCGTTGTTTGTATAGTTGATATGACGTTGATTATAAGAAGCGATGCATTGGGCTTCATAATCAATGCCTTTAGAGCCTACTGGAACCACTTCATTTATAAAGGGCATTCCTTTTAGTTTCTTTATATCCAATAACTGGATGATCTCACCTTTTTTATGAATGATTTC
The genomic region above belongs to Natranaerovirga hydrolytica and contains:
- a CDS encoding DUF4944 domain-containing protein — its product is MSNKIKVIIGIIIFLGLVSLLHGLMRAPIWVGTTEDGEWKIVYEKISVIAPAEWEGSLYWQGDEEVFVENYGLYINNKFIETITSQDIPQLEDSSNLSLVDYCFGRQINSTDKLTVNLTWIEDESVKVEKIDLKMKRRYIPFY